The following are encoded in a window of Bradyrhizobium sp. WBOS07 genomic DNA:
- the treY gene encoding malto-oligosyltrehalose synthase, with protein MPPAIPLATYRLQLTADFGFDKAAAIVPYLKALGITHLYASPVMKARKGSTHGYDTVDHGQFNPELGGEAGFVRLSEALRTHDLGLIIDFVPNHVGVHFADNPWWLDVLEWGQASPHAVSFDIDWDLLPYRARGGVLLPILGKSYGEALESGEIELRYDPDQGGFSAWYFEHRLPIAPERYGEMLRMIVKDADAAETEAGKRLLSLTARYTGLRRPNRKEAPAFKAELKGIAGAAEIIARGLAAYRAAKDRPAQTLALHHLLERQHYKLGHWRLASSDINYRRFFDVNGLAGLRVEDASTFAATHRLVKQLIAEGKLQGIRLDHIDGLRDPAQYCQRLRRLVRDAQGNTKPFYTVIEKILCEHERLPHFAGVQGTTGYEWMNVISQVLVDTKGMAALDETWRQISNRSPRLAPYVKDAKRRVLETLLTSEFTVLTRLLARIANGHYSTRDFSADSLRQALELYVLHFPVYRTYLTNSGPTAPDRKLIDDTIARARAEWFAADEGIFDFLRDALTMDLLKPGRPPHSAPRVRRFALKVQQFTGPMMAKSLEDTAFYQFHRLLALNEVGGDPASNGLAISAFHQTMQARAREWPLGMTATATHDTKRGEDARTRIAALSEIPGEWTGAVSRWKVLNAPHLTLEGNFRAPSATFEYMLYQTLLGACPLEETIDAGFVERIQAYALKAAREGKEETSWLNPHEAYENGIKSFIDKILDPALSGEFLEALQTLARRVALLGMLNSLSQLTLKATLPGVPDFYQGTEFWDLSLVDPDNRRPVDFGARHAALNALDEPDWNALMARWPDGLIKLAWTRRLLKLRNALADVFAQGDYQPLAVHGTHADHVVAFARRHGRSAAIVVVGRHFAPLTEAGRDLPASASFDATIDLTGYTAPGLAGSELPLAQAFQDFPAFVVEARTASAVRPARPRGRA; from the coding sequence ATGCCTCCTGCCATTCCCCTTGCGACCTACCGGCTCCAGCTCACCGCGGATTTCGGCTTCGACAAGGCCGCCGCCATCGTGCCTTACCTCAAGGCACTGGGGATCACCCATCTCTACGCCTCGCCGGTGATGAAGGCGCGCAAGGGCTCGACCCACGGCTACGACACTGTCGATCACGGCCAGTTCAATCCGGAGCTCGGCGGTGAGGCCGGATTCGTGCGACTGAGCGAGGCACTCAGGACGCACGACCTCGGACTCATCATCGACTTCGTGCCGAACCATGTCGGCGTGCATTTCGCCGATAATCCGTGGTGGCTCGACGTGCTGGAATGGGGCCAGGCCTCGCCCCACGCGGTGTCCTTCGACATCGACTGGGACCTGCTGCCCTACCGCGCCCGCGGCGGCGTGCTGCTGCCGATCCTCGGCAAGTCCTACGGCGAAGCGCTGGAAAGCGGAGAGATCGAGCTGCGCTACGATCCGGATCAGGGCGGCTTCTCCGCCTGGTATTTCGAGCATCGCTTGCCGATCGCGCCCGAGCGCTATGGCGAGATGCTGCGTATGATCGTCAAGGACGCAGATGCCGCGGAGACGGAGGCCGGCAAACGCCTGCTCTCGCTCACGGCGCGCTACACCGGGCTGCGCCGCCCCAACCGCAAGGAAGCGCCTGCCTTCAAAGCCGAGCTCAAGGGGATCGCGGGCGCCGCCGAGATCATCGCGCGCGGTCTTGCCGCTTATCGTGCCGCCAAGGATCGCCCCGCGCAGACGCTGGCGCTGCATCACCTGCTGGAGCGCCAGCACTACAAGCTCGGGCACTGGCGGCTCGCCTCCAGCGACATCAATTATCGCCGCTTCTTCGACGTCAACGGACTCGCCGGCCTGCGCGTCGAGGACGCGAGCACATTTGCCGCCACGCACCGGCTGGTGAAGCAGCTGATCGCCGAGGGCAAGCTGCAGGGCATCCGGCTCGACCACATCGACGGCCTGCGCGACCCCGCGCAATATTGCCAGCGGCTGCGCCGCCTGGTGCGCGACGCGCAGGGCAACACCAAACCGTTCTACACGGTGATCGAAAAAATCCTGTGCGAGCACGAACGCCTGCCGCACTTCGCCGGCGTTCAGGGCACCACCGGCTATGAATGGATGAACGTGATTTCCCAGGTCCTGGTCGACACCAAGGGCATGGCGGCGCTGGATGAGACCTGGCGGCAGATCAGCAACCGTTCACCACGGCTTGCGCCTTATGTGAAGGACGCCAAGCGGCGCGTGCTGGAGACGCTGCTCACCAGTGAATTCACCGTGCTGACGCGCCTGCTCGCACGTATCGCCAACGGGCACTACTCCACCCGCGATTTCTCCGCCGACAGCCTGCGGCAGGCGCTGGAGCTCTATGTGCTGCATTTCCCGGTGTACCGCACCTATCTAACCAACAGCGGCCCGACCGCGCCCGACCGCAAGCTGATCGACGACACCATCGCCCGCGCCCGCGCGGAATGGTTCGCCGCGGACGAAGGCATCTTCGATTTCCTGCGCGACGCCCTGACCATGGACCTGCTCAAGCCCGGGCGCCCTCCGCACAGCGCCCCGCGCGTGCGCCGCTTCGCGCTGAAGGTGCAGCAATTCACCGGTCCGATGATGGCGAAATCGCTGGAGGACACCGCGTTCTATCAATTCCACCGGCTGCTCGCGCTCAACGAGGTCGGTGGCGATCCCGCCAGCAACGGTCTTGCGATTTCCGCTTTCCACCAGACCATGCAGGCCCGCGCCAGGGAATGGCCGCTGGGAATGACGGCCACCGCCACGCACGACACCAAGCGCGGCGAGGATGCCCGCACGCGGATCGCGGCGCTCAGCGAAATTCCGGGCGAATGGACCGGTGCGGTTTCGCGCTGGAAGGTGTTGAACGCGCCGCACCTCACGCTCGAGGGCAACTTCCGCGCGCCTTCGGCGACATTCGAGTACATGCTCTACCAGACACTGCTCGGTGCCTGCCCACTCGAAGAGACGATCGACGCCGGCTTCGTCGAGCGCATCCAGGCCTACGCGCTGAAGGCCGCGCGCGAGGGCAAGGAAGAGACCAGCTGGCTCAACCCGCATGAAGCCTATGAGAACGGCATCAAGAGCTTCATCGACAAGATCCTCGACCCCGCATTGTCAGGCGAATTCCTGGAGGCGCTGCAAACGCTGGCCCGCCGGGTCGCACTGCTCGGCATGTTGAATTCGCTGAGCCAGCTCACCCTCAAGGCGACGCTGCCCGGCGTGCCAGACTTCTATCAGGGTACCGAGTTCTGGGACTTGTCACTGGTCGACCCCGACAACCGCCGCCCGGTCGACTTTGGCGCGCGGCACGCGGCGCTGAACGCGCTGGACGAGCCGGATTGGAACGCCCTCATGGCGCGCTGGCCGGACGGCCTGATCAAGCTGGCCTGGACACGGCGTCTTCTCAAGCTGCGCAATGCGCTCGCCGACGTCTTTGCTCAAGGCGATTACCAGCCGCTGGCGGTGCACGGCACGCATGCGGACCATGTCGTCGCCTTCGCCCGTCGTCACGGCCGCAGCGCGGCGATCGTCGTGGTCGGACGTCACTTCGCGCCGCTCACAGAAGCGGGCCGGGACTTGCCAGCGTCGGCGAGCTTTGACGCCACCATCGACCTGACCGGCTACACCGCGCCCGGCCTCGCCGGTAGTGAATTGCCGCTGGCGCAGGCGTTCCAGGACTTTCCCGCGTTCGTCGTCGAAGCCCGCACGGCAAGCGCCGTCAGGCCGGCGCGACCGCGCGGACGCGCCTGA
- the glgB gene encoding 1,4-alpha-glucan branching protein GlgB: MPKLPAEAYAIIEGRHSDPFHYLGLHPEGGKSVVRAFLPEASNVEAVGDHGEIAPLDRVHDAGLFIGALPNGSKHYQLRAKFGNSVVEFEDAYRFPPILTDFDLYLLGEGTHQRLYDKLGAHPMRLEGIDGIGFVVLAPNARRVSVVGDFNFWDGRRHPMRVRGAGYWELFIPHAKAGDHYKFEIIGPHGHLLPLKSDPMAFASEVRPKTASIVFDEAHLPRPRPAPDGINALSAPMSIYEVHLGSWRRKNGDEWLTYRELAEQLPAYARDMGFTHLEFLPVSEHPFDGSWGYQPTGLYAPTSRFGSPEDFAALVDACHREGVGVLLDWVPGHFPDDPHGLGSFDGTALYEHANPLQGRHLDWGTLIYNYGRTEVTNFLVSNALFWMERYAIDGLRVDAVASMLYLDYSRPPGAWIPNQYGGRENIEAINFLRRFNTEVFARFPQATTAAEESTAWPQVSRPVEFGGLGFGYKWNMGWMHDTLNYISKDPIHRKYHHDEILFGLHYAFSENFILPLSHDEVVHGKRSILGRMPGDEWQRFANLRAYYSFMFGHPGKKLLFMGAEIAQSREWNHDQSLDWHLLEYKYHSGTQALIRDLNRLYRAVPALHQMDCDQAGFEWLITDDANRNVFAWLRKGFDEHARCLVIVNFSPNVYQNYRVRVPFAGKWKEVLNSDSAHYGGSNVGNIGEVHAEGGELRLTIPPLAAIFLVPES, encoded by the coding sequence ATGCCTAAACTTCCTGCCGAGGCCTATGCCATCATCGAGGGCCGCCATTCCGACCCCTTCCACTATCTCGGGCTGCATCCAGAGGGTGGCAAAAGCGTGGTGCGCGCGTTTCTGCCCGAGGCTTCCAACGTCGAGGCGGTCGGCGACCATGGCGAGATCGCGCCGCTCGACCGCGTGCACGATGCCGGGCTGTTCATCGGCGCCCTTCCCAACGGCTCGAAGCACTACCAGTTGCGCGCGAAATTCGGCAACAGCGTCGTCGAATTCGAGGATGCCTACCGCTTTCCTCCGATCCTGACCGATTTCGACCTCTATCTGCTCGGCGAGGGCACCCACCAGCGGCTCTATGACAAGCTCGGCGCCCATCCGATGCGGCTCGAGGGCATCGACGGCATCGGCTTCGTGGTGCTGGCGCCGAATGCACGGCGCGTTTCCGTGGTCGGCGATTTCAATTTCTGGGACGGGCGGCGCCATCCGATGCGGGTGCGCGGCGCCGGCTATTGGGAATTGTTCATCCCGCACGCCAAGGCTGGCGATCACTACAAGTTCGAGATCATCGGGCCGCATGGCCACCTGCTGCCGCTGAAATCCGATCCGATGGCGTTTGCCAGCGAAGTCCGTCCGAAGACGGCCTCCATCGTGTTCGACGAAGCCCATCTGCCGCGGCCGCGGCCGGCACCGGACGGCATCAACGCGCTGTCGGCGCCGATGTCGATCTACGAGGTCCATCTCGGCTCGTGGCGGCGCAAGAACGGCGATGAATGGCTGACCTATCGCGAGCTGGCCGAACAGCTGCCGGCCTACGCCCGCGACATGGGCTTCACCCATCTCGAATTCCTGCCCGTGAGCGAGCATCCGTTCGACGGCTCGTGGGGTTATCAGCCGACCGGCCTCTATGCGCCGACCAGCCGCTTCGGGAGCCCTGAGGATTTCGCCGCCCTGGTCGATGCCTGCCACCGCGAGGGCGTCGGCGTGCTGCTCGACTGGGTGCCGGGTCACTTCCCCGACGATCCGCACGGGCTCGGCAGTTTCGACGGCACCGCGCTGTACGAGCACGCCAACCCGCTCCAGGGCCGCCACCTCGACTGGGGCACGCTGATCTACAATTACGGCCGCACCGAAGTGACCAACTTCCTGGTGTCGAACGCGCTGTTCTGGATGGAGCGCTATGCCATCGACGGGCTGCGTGTCGATGCCGTCGCGTCCATGCTCTATCTCGACTACAGCCGGCCCCCCGGCGCGTGGATCCCGAACCAGTATGGCGGCCGCGAAAATATCGAGGCGATCAACTTCCTGCGCCGCTTCAACACCGAGGTCTTCGCCCGCTTCCCGCAGGCGACCACGGCTGCGGAGGAATCCACCGCCTGGCCGCAGGTCTCGCGTCCGGTCGAATTCGGCGGGCTCGGCTTCGGCTACAAGTGGAACATGGGCTGGATGCACGACACGCTGAACTACATCAGCAAGGATCCGATCCACCGCAAATACCATCACGACGAGATCCTGTTCGGCCTGCACTACGCCTTCTCGGAGAACTTCATCCTGCCGCTCTCACATGACGAGGTCGTGCACGGCAAGCGATCGATCCTCGGCCGCATGCCCGGCGACGAGTGGCAGCGCTTTGCGAATCTGCGCGCCTATTACAGCTTCATGTTCGGCCATCCCGGCAAGAAGCTCCTGTTCATGGGCGCGGAGATCGCGCAGAGCCGCGAATGGAATCACGACCAGTCGCTCGACTGGCACCTGCTCGAATACAAGTACCATTCCGGCACCCAGGCGCTGATCCGCGACCTCAACCGCCTCTATCGCGCGGTGCCGGCGCTACACCAGATGGATTGCGACCAGGCCGGCTTCGAATGGCTGATCACGGATGACGCGAACCGCAACGTGTTCGCCTGGCTGCGCAAGGGGTTTGACGAGCACGCGCGCTGTCTCGTGATCGTCAACTTCTCGCCGAACGTCTATCAGAACTATCGCGTTCGCGTGCCGTTTGCCGGAAAGTGGAAGGAAGTGCTCAACTCGGATTCGGCCCATTATGGCGGCAGCAATGTCGGCAATATCGGCGAAGTCCATGCCGAGGGCGGCGAGCTCCGCCTCACCATTCCGCCGCTCGCCGCGATCTTCCTTGTTCCGGAAAGCTGA
- the treZ gene encoding malto-oligosyltrehalose trehalohydrolase, with product MRPSFGAKPTKDGVSFRLWAPAARRVDLLLDRRHAMQRRQEGWYVADITGLTAGTPYNFRIDDAVDVPDPASAFQPEDVFGPSEVIDHDAFSWRARDWRGRPWEETVLIETHVGTFTSEGTYRAMIDKLDHLAATGITALELMPLADFAGRRGWGYDGVLWYAPDSAYGRPEDLKTLIDEAHLRGLMVFLDVVYNHFGPEGNYLGRYAPAFFTDAHTPWGSAIDYRVPQVRAFAVENALCWLSDYRFDGLRLDAANHIMAMPGEQSMLQDLSVAAGELAKATGRHIHLVLENGDNRASLLDAAQEPPNGKYRAQWNDDYHHVWHVMLTGELAGYYADYQTPRLDLARALASGFVYQGEVSEFWGKKPRGEPSGELPPATFVNFLQNHDQIGNRPLGDRLESLASPQQIEAALAVTLLAPMVPMLFQGEEWGSTVPFPFFCDFQGGLADAVRQGRKREYAWAYETFGDEVPDPLDPATLQSAVLDWTDRTPQQDARLALVRELLALRRKQIMPRLKGASFGAAEAADNGLLTAHWRMGAGTTLRLLANLSDKDIARPEAATGTPIWGEAAGDRLPPWSVIWHLGG from the coding sequence ATGAGGCCATCCTTCGGGGCGAAGCCGACGAAGGACGGCGTGTCGTTCCGCCTGTGGGCGCCTGCCGCGCGCCGCGTCGATCTCCTGCTCGATCGACGACACGCGATGCAGCGCCGCCAGGAGGGCTGGTACGTGGCCGACATTACCGGCCTCACCGCCGGCACCCCCTACAACTTCAGGATCGACGACGCGGTCGACGTGCCCGATCCGGCGTCGGCTTTCCAGCCCGAAGACGTGTTCGGCCCGAGCGAGGTGATCGACCACGACGCCTTCTCCTGGCGTGCGCGCGATTGGCGCGGCCGTCCCTGGGAAGAGACGGTGCTGATCGAGACCCATGTCGGCACCTTCACCTCCGAAGGCACCTACCGCGCCATGATCGACAAGCTCGACCACCTCGCCGCAACCGGCATCACCGCGCTGGAATTGATGCCGCTGGCGGATTTCGCCGGACGCCGCGGCTGGGGCTATGACGGCGTGCTGTGGTATGCGCCCGACAGCGCCTATGGCCGCCCCGAAGACCTGAAGACGCTGATCGACGAGGCGCATCTGCGCGGCCTGATGGTGTTCCTCGACGTCGTCTACAATCATTTCGGTCCCGAGGGGAATTACCTCGGCCGCTATGCGCCGGCCTTCTTCACCGATGCGCACACGCCGTGGGGCAGCGCGATCGATTATCGCGTGCCGCAGGTGCGCGCCTTCGCGGTCGAGAATGCGCTGTGCTGGCTCAGCGACTACCGTTTCGACGGCCTGAGGCTGGATGCGGCCAATCACATCATGGCGATGCCCGGCGAGCAGTCGATGCTGCAGGATCTCAGCGTCGCCGCCGGCGAGCTCGCCAAGGCGACGGGACGCCACATCCATCTCGTGCTGGAGAACGGCGACAATCGCGCCAGCCTGCTCGACGCCGCACAGGAGCCGCCGAACGGCAAATATCGCGCGCAGTGGAACGACGATTATCACCACGTCTGGCACGTGATGCTGACCGGCGAGCTCGCCGGATATTACGCGGACTATCAGACGCCGCGCCTCGATCTGGCGCGCGCGCTGGCGTCCGGCTTCGTCTACCAGGGCGAGGTCTCCGAGTTCTGGGGCAAGAAGCCGCGCGGCGAGCCGAGCGGTGAGCTGCCGCCGGCGACCTTCGTCAACTTCCTGCAAAACCACGACCAGATCGGCAACCGCCCGCTCGGCGACCGGCTCGAAAGCCTGGCATCGCCGCAGCAGATCGAAGCCGCGCTCGCGGTGACCCTGCTGGCGCCGATGGTGCCGATGCTGTTTCAGGGCGAGGAATGGGGCTCGACGGTGCCCTTCCCGTTCTTCTGCGATTTCCAGGGCGGGCTCGCCGACGCCGTCCGCCAGGGGCGCAAGCGGGAATATGCGTGGGCCTACGAGACATTCGGCGACGAAGTGCCCGACCCGCTCGATCCGGCGACGCTGCAATCGGCGGTGCTCGACTGGACCGACCGCACGCCGCAGCAGGACGCGCGGCTGGCGCTGGTCCGCGAGCTGCTCGCCCTGCGCCGCAAGCAGATCATGCCGCGGCTAAAGGGGGCGAGCTTCGGCGCGGCCGAGGCGGCGGACAACGGCCTGCTCACTGCGCATTGGCGCATGGGCGCCGGCACGACGCTGCGGCTCCTCGCCAATCTCTCGGACAAGGATATCGCGCGTCCTGAAGCTGCCACGGGCACGCCGATCTGGGGAGAGGCAGCGGGCGACCGGCTACCTCCCTGGTCGGTGATCTGGCATCTCGGAGGTTAG
- the glgX gene encoding glycogen debranching protein GlgX, whose protein sequence is MRLTAGSPARLGASWDGRGTNFALFSANAQKVELCLFDTQGRRELERIELPEKTEDVWHGYLNDVSPGQLYGYRVHGPYEPEHGHRFNANKLLLDPYAKRLAGRLVWSDAHFAYRTGSPREDLSFDRRDNARGMPKAVVVDETFNWGRREIRPNIPWEDTIIYEAHVKGLTQKRDDVPPNLRGTYGGLSSPAMIEHLKKLGVTTVELLPVHSFVDDRILVEKKLANYWGYNTLSFFAPEPRYAQDNALDSFRTTVARLHDAGIEVMLDVVYNHTAEGNHLGPTLCYRGIDNASYYWLNRENPRYYDDFTGCGSSVNLTHPRVLQMVMDSLRYWVEVCHVDGFRFDLATTLARGPNGFDRGISFLTAIRQDPVLATVKLVAEPWDLGLGGYQVGAFPSQWSEWNDRYRSAMRRYWSGEGSLIGDISSRMTASSDLFNHDGRRPRASINHITVHDGFTLADLFSYNEKHNEANGEDNRDGSNDNHSNNCGVEGPTDDPQILGLRRQLRKNVLACLMLAQGVPLILAGDEVGNSQSGNNNAYCQDNEIGWVGWDNLGKEDDDMVDFVAHLAEIRRRFSQLRSHRWLDGRPADGVSYGALWLTPAGDEMTESDWKFPEGRFLSYVMGPMEPGGAAIFIVLNAAPEEIAFKLPKMTEYKSWQQILNTTDAKLNTIDFPPGSDSKAPPRSVLAFAGAL, encoded by the coding sequence ATGCGCCTGACTGCCGGATCGCCCGCACGCCTCGGCGCAAGCTGGGACGGACGCGGCACCAATTTCGCGCTGTTCTCCGCGAACGCGCAGAAGGTCGAGCTCTGCCTGTTCGACACGCAAGGCCGCCGCGAGCTCGAGCGCATCGAACTGCCCGAGAAGACCGAGGACGTCTGGCACGGCTATCTCAACGACGTCTCGCCCGGCCAGCTCTACGGCTATCGCGTGCACGGCCCCTACGAGCCCGAACACGGCCATCGCTTCAATGCCAACAAGCTGCTGCTCGATCCCTATGCCAAGCGGCTCGCCGGACGCCTGGTCTGGAGCGATGCGCATTTTGCCTACCGCACCGGAAGCCCGCGCGAGGACCTCTCCTTCGACCGGCGCGACAATGCGCGCGGCATGCCCAAGGCCGTGGTGGTCGACGAGACCTTCAACTGGGGCCGCCGCGAGATCCGTCCCAACATCCCCTGGGAAGACACGATCATCTACGAGGCCCACGTCAAGGGGCTGACGCAGAAGCGCGACGACGTGCCGCCGAATTTGCGCGGCACCTATGGCGGCCTGTCCTCGCCGGCGATGATCGAGCATCTGAAGAAGCTCGGCGTCACCACGGTCGAGCTGCTGCCGGTGCACAGCTTCGTCGACGACCGCATCCTGGTGGAGAAGAAGCTCGCCAATTACTGGGGCTACAACACGCTGTCCTTCTTCGCGCCCGAGCCGCGCTACGCCCAGGACAATGCACTCGATTCCTTCCGCACCACCGTGGCGCGCCTGCACGATGCCGGCATCGAGGTGATGCTCGACGTGGTCTACAATCACACCGCCGAGGGCAATCACCTCGGCCCGACGCTGTGCTATCGCGGCATCGACAACGCCTCCTATTACTGGCTGAACCGCGAGAACCCGCGCTATTACGACGACTTCACCGGCTGCGGCTCGTCGGTGAACCTGACCCACCCGCGCGTGCTGCAGATGGTGATGGATTCGCTGCGCTACTGGGTCGAAGTCTGCCATGTCGACGGTTTCCGCTTCGACCTCGCCACCACCCTGGCGCGCGGGCCCAACGGCTTCGATCGCGGCATTTCGTTCTTGACCGCAATTCGCCAGGATCCGGTGCTGGCGACCGTCAAGCTCGTCGCCGAGCCCTGGGACCTCGGCCTCGGCGGCTACCAGGTCGGCGCATTCCCGTCACAATGGTCGGAATGGAATGATCGCTATCGCAGCGCCATGCGCCGCTACTGGAGCGGTGAAGGCAGCCTGATCGGCGACATCTCGAGCCGGATGACGGCCTCGTCCGACCTGTTCAACCATGACGGACGGCGGCCGCGCGCCAGCATCAACCACATCACCGTGCACGACGGCTTCACCCTCGCCGACCTCTTCAGCTACAACGAGAAGCACAACGAGGCCAACGGCGAGGACAACCGCGACGGCTCCAACGACAACCACAGCAACAATTGCGGTGTCGAGGGGCCGACCGACGATCCTCAGATTCTCGGCCTGCGCCGCCAGCTTCGCAAGAACGTGCTGGCCTGCCTGATGCTGGCGCAGGGCGTTCCGCTGATCCTCGCCGGCGACGAGGTCGGCAATTCGCAATCGGGCAACAACAACGCCTATTGCCAGGACAACGAGATCGGCTGGGTTGGATGGGACAATCTCGGCAAGGAGGATGACGACATGGTCGATTTCGTCGCCCATCTCGCCGAGATCCGCCGCCGGTTCTCGCAGCTTCGCAGCCACCGCTGGCTCGACGGCCGCCCCGCGGACGGCGTATCCTACGGCGCGTTGTGGCTGACGCCTGCCGGCGACGAGATGACGGAGAGCGACTGGAAATTCCCGGAGGGAAGATTCCTGTCCTACGTCATGGGCCCGATGGAACCGGGTGGAGCCGCGATCTTTATCGTACTGAACGCTGCCCCCGAAGAGATCGCATTCAAATTGCCAAAAATGACCGAATACAAGAGCTGGCAGCAGATCCTGAACACGACCGATGCCAAGCTGAATACGATCGACTTCCCGCCCGGAAGCGACAGCAAGGCGCCGCCGCGTTCCGTGCTCGCCTTCGCGGGGGCGCTATGA